The proteins below are encoded in one region of Triticum aestivum cultivar Chinese Spring chromosome 1B, IWGSC CS RefSeq v2.1, whole genome shotgun sequence:
- the LOC123076502 gene encoding vegetative cell wall protein gp1 yields MAWSALCSQHAQQTLAPAASTAFGLPRSSPGCGSPGRPVRCSTNRCSTTRAVATSTVNAMAPSALLRCSASISRHHQPATPERFHRRLPAHRPRVRLPVAALPLLRVRASPAAAATPSAAGFSSEPPLSSDSAATRPRQRPPTRPRRLAPASRPCAPLPPAPHPHPPSAIPGVRLLREHRPGPTLSRPWPAPSRRLHRASRRPRQQRRVRPPAPPCRLRARALAGSWVGRLVPPRDRLPPPPRARPGPAPGHPCLPPARAAVAAELPPDRLRAPTPGQLRVADRPPSRLRPRLAPGRAGPPLTEASSGLSSALPRAPSPVSSQPGLPGYARDGSPLDPARRLCLRRLLPHPRPPAPRDPAARPFRATRRRPASSVASRAGWLTPAGPARLPGRPAPSPVRRPGRLPAPPASRLAG; encoded by the exons ATGGCTTGGTCTGCACTCTGCAGCCAGCACGCTCAACAGACGCTCGCGCCGGCGGCCTCCACCGCGTTCGGCCTCCCTCGCTCCTCTCCGGGCTGCGGCTCCCCCGGCCGCCCCGTACGCTGCTCCACCAATCGCTGCTCCACGACCAGGGCCGTGGCTACTTCAACGGTCAACGCCATGGCCCCAAGCGCCCTCCTGCGCTGCTCGGCCTCTATCTCTCGCCACCACCAGCCCGCCACGCCCGAGCGCTTCCACCGGCGGCTCCCCGCGCATC GCCCGCGCGTGCGTCTCCCAGTCGCAGCGCTCCCTCTGCTGCGCGTGCGCGCGTCCCCTGCGGCTGCCGCGACGCCCTCCGCGGCCGGCTTCTCCTCCGAGCCTCCGCTCTCCTCCGACTCGGCCGCGACCCGGCCACGCCAGCGTCCACCGACCCGGCCACGCCGTCTCGCGCCCGCATCCCGGCCGTGTGCACCTCTGCCGCCTGCGCCACATCCTCACCCGCCCTCCGCGATACCCGGCGTCCGCCTCCTACGAGAGCACCGGCCCGGGCCGACTCTGAGTCGCCCCTGGCCGGCTCCGTCTCGCCGGCTCCATCGCGCCTCGCGCCGGCCCCGCCAGCAGCGCCGGGTCCGGCCTCCCGCGCCTCCGTGCCGGCTCCGTGCCCGCGCCCTCGCTGGCTCCTGGGTGGGCCGCCTCGTCCCGCCCCGCGACCGGCTTCCCCCGCCTCCGCGCGCCCGGCCTGGACCGGCTCCGGGTCACCCGTGCCTCCCGCCGGCtcgtgccgccgtcgccgccgagttACCACCCGACCGTCTCCGTGCACCAACCCCGGGCCAGCTCCGGGTCGCCGACCGTCCGCCCAGCCGGCTCCGACCCCGCCTTGCGCCGGGTCGCGCCGGACCTCCGCTAACCGAGGCCAGCTCCGGCCTCTCCTCGGCGCTCCCCCGCGCGCCCTCGCCGGTTTCCTCGCAGCCTGGCCTGCCCGGCTACGCCCGCGACGGCTCCCCCCTCGACCCGGCCCGCCGGCTCTGCCTGCGCCGGCTTCTGCCGCATCCGCGCCCGCCGGCTCCACGCGACCCGGCCGCGCGCCCGTTCCGCGCGACTCGGCGCCGTCCGGcgtcctcggtggcctcccgcgctGGCTGGCTCACGCCCGCAGGGCCGGCTCGCCTCCCTGGACGGCCGGCTCCGTCCCCCGTCCGGCGACCCGGCCGCTTGCCGGCCCCGCCCGCATCTCGGCTGGCCGGCTAG